The following proteins come from a genomic window of Streptomyces sp. NBC_00539:
- the ccrA gene encoding crotonyl-CoA carboxylase/reductase, translating to MKDILDAIQSQAATAADFAALPLPDSYRAITVHKDEAEMFAGLTTREKDPRKSLHLDQVPVPELGPGEALVAVMASSVNYNSVWTSIFEPVSTFSFLERYGRLSELTKRHDLPYHVIGSDLAGVVLRTGPGVNAWQPGDEVVAHCLSVELESSDGHNDTMLDPEQRIWGFETNFGGLAEIALVKSNQLMPKPDHLSWEEAASPGLVNSTAYRQLVSRNGAGMKQGDNVLIWGASGGLGSYATQFALAGGANPICVVSSPEKADICRAMGAEAVIDRNAEGYKFWKDEQTQDPKEWKRFGKRIRELTGGEDIDIVFEHPGRETFGASVYVTRKGGTITTCASTSGYMHEYDNRYLWMSLKRIIGSHFANYREAWEANRLIAKGKIHPTLSKVYSLEDTGQAAYDVHRNLHQGKVGVLALAPEEGLGVRDHEMRAKHLDAINRFRNI from the coding sequence GTGAAGGACATCCTGGACGCGATCCAGTCGCAGGCCGCAACGGCCGCCGACTTCGCGGCCCTGCCGCTCCCCGACTCGTACCGCGCGATCACCGTGCACAAGGACGAGGCGGAGATGTTCGCCGGGCTCACCACCCGCGAGAAGGACCCGCGCAAGTCCCTGCACCTCGACCAGGTCCCGGTGCCGGAGCTCGGCCCGGGCGAGGCCCTCGTGGCCGTCATGGCCTCGTCGGTCAACTACAACTCCGTGTGGACCTCGATCTTCGAGCCGGTGTCCACCTTCAGCTTCCTGGAGCGCTACGGGCGCCTGTCGGAGCTCACCAAGCGCCACGACCTCCCGTACCACGTCATCGGCTCCGACCTCGCGGGCGTCGTGCTGCGCACGGGCCCCGGCGTCAACGCCTGGCAGCCCGGCGACGAGGTCGTCGCGCACTGCCTGTCGGTCGAGCTGGAGTCCTCCGACGGCCACAACGACACGATGCTCGACCCCGAGCAGCGCATCTGGGGCTTCGAGACCAACTTCGGCGGCCTGGCGGAGATCGCACTCGTCAAGTCGAACCAGCTGATGCCCAAGCCGGACCACCTCAGCTGGGAGGAGGCCGCCTCCCCCGGCCTGGTGAACTCCACCGCCTACCGCCAGCTGGTCTCGCGCAACGGCGCCGGCATGAAGCAGGGTGACAACGTCCTGATCTGGGGCGCCAGCGGCGGCCTCGGCTCCTACGCCACCCAGTTCGCGCTGGCCGGCGGCGCCAACCCGATCTGCGTCGTCTCCTCCCCGGAGAAGGCCGACATCTGCCGTGCCATGGGCGCCGAGGCGGTCATCGACCGCAACGCCGAGGGCTACAAGTTCTGGAAGGACGAGCAGACCCAGGACCCCAAGGAGTGGAAGCGCTTCGGCAAGCGCATCCGCGAGCTGACCGGCGGCGAGGACATCGACATCGTCTTCGAACACCCCGGCCGCGAGACCTTCGGCGCGTCTGTCTACGTCACCCGCAAGGGCGGCACCATCACCACCTGCGCCTCCACCTCCGGCTACATGCACGAGTACGACAACCGCTACCTGTGGATGTCCCTCAAGCGGATCATCGGCTCGCACTTCGCGAACTACCGCGAGGCCTGGGAAGCAAACCGCCTGATCGCCAAGGGCAAGATCCACCCCACCCTTTCGAAGGTGTACTCGCTGGAGGACACCGGCCAGGCCGCCTACGACGTCCACCGCAACCTCCACCAGGGCAAGGTCGGCGTCCTCGCCCTGGCCCCCGAGGAGGGCCTGGGCGTGCGCGACCACGAGATGCGGGCCAAGCACCTGGACGCGATCAACCGCTTCCGCAACATCTGA
- a CDS encoding M20/M25/M40 family metallo-hydrolase: MADMHPTQPLHASDGPTGGTVDRTALDEAVEFTSGLIRIDTTNRGGGDCRERPAAEYVAERLAATGLEPVLLERTPGRTNVVARIEGSDPSADALLVHGHLDVVPAEAADWSVDPFSGEVRDGVVWGRGAVDMKNMDAMVLAVVRAWARTGTKPRRDIVIAYTADEEDSAVDGSGFLADHHPDLFEGCTEGISESGAFTLHTGPGRSLYPIAAGERGTAWLKLTAHGTAGHGSKPNRANAVTRLAAAVARIGAHEWPVRLTGTVTACLTQLAALQGLSVDPRARDFDLDGLLGKLGPAAGLAEATLRNSANPTMFTAGYKLNVIPEHATAYVDGRILPGGEAEFIETLDELTGPDVRWEFHHREVALEAPVTGRTYGILRESVEHFDPEGHVVPFCMAGGTDAKQFSRLGITGYGFSPLKLPPGYDYWSLFHGVDERVPVDALHFGVRVLDRALRTL, from the coding sequence ATGGCTGACATGCACCCCACGCAGCCCCTGCACGCCAGCGACGGCCCGACGGGCGGGACGGTGGACCGGACGGCGCTCGACGAAGCGGTCGAGTTCACCTCCGGCCTCATCCGCATCGACACCACCAACCGCGGCGGCGGTGACTGCCGGGAACGGCCCGCCGCCGAGTACGTCGCCGAGCGGCTCGCCGCCACGGGGCTGGAGCCGGTACTGCTGGAACGCACCCCGGGGCGGACCAACGTGGTCGCCCGGATCGAGGGCAGCGACCCGTCCGCCGACGCCCTGCTCGTCCACGGCCACCTCGACGTCGTCCCCGCCGAGGCCGCCGACTGGAGCGTGGACCCGTTCTCCGGCGAGGTCCGCGACGGCGTCGTCTGGGGCCGCGGGGCCGTCGACATGAAGAACATGGACGCGATGGTGCTGGCCGTCGTACGGGCCTGGGCGCGGACCGGGACCAAGCCCCGCCGGGACATCGTGATCGCCTACACCGCCGACGAGGAGGACAGTGCGGTCGACGGATCGGGCTTCCTCGCCGACCACCACCCGGACCTGTTCGAGGGCTGCACGGAGGGCATCAGCGAATCCGGCGCCTTCACCCTGCACACCGGCCCGGGCCGGTCCCTCTACCCGATCGCCGCCGGGGAACGCGGCACGGCCTGGCTGAAACTGACGGCGCACGGCACCGCCGGCCACGGCTCCAAGCCCAACCGGGCCAACGCCGTCACCCGCCTCGCCGCGGCCGTCGCCCGGATCGGCGCCCACGAATGGCCCGTCCGGCTCACCGGCACCGTCACCGCCTGCCTCACCCAACTCGCCGCCCTCCAGGGCCTGTCCGTGGACCCGCGCGCCCGCGACTTCGACCTCGACGGGCTCCTCGGCAAGCTCGGCCCGGCCGCCGGCCTGGCCGAGGCCACGCTCCGCAACAGCGCCAACCCGACCATGTTCACCGCCGGTTACAAGCTGAACGTCATCCCGGAGCACGCCACCGCCTACGTCGACGGACGGATCCTGCCCGGCGGCGAGGCGGAGTTCATCGAGACCCTCGACGAACTCACCGGCCCTGACGTGCGCTGGGAGTTCCACCACCGGGAAGTGGCCCTCGAAGCGCCCGTCACCGGACGGACGTACGGGATCCTGCGCGAGAGCGTCGAGCACTTCGACCCCGAAGGGCACGTGGTGCCGTTCTGCATGGCGGGCGGCACCGACGCCAAGCAGTTCTCCCGGCTCGGGATCACCGGCTACGGCTTCTCCCCGCTCAAGCTGCCGCCCGGCTACGACTACTGGTCCCTCTTCCACGGCGTGGACGAGCGGGTCCCCGTGGACGCCCTGCACTTCGGCGTCCGGGTGCTCGACCGCGCGCTGCGCACCCTGTGA
- a CDS encoding HEAT repeat domain-containing protein encodes MNDVLERLGSEAGRSAEYEALLAAGPDGLAGALTSPGRPLWARELAAYRLGMAGDRRAFEALVLLLNHRDPPRCEAAAQALAVLGDPRTARAAAALATNELRTAYALHPVRLLTALRAPESAPALIRTLSRLLAPHSPYWRVALACVEGLGALADPRARDVLTRAQSHPRLAVAATEALRALPAPDGSAG; translated from the coding sequence GTGAACGACGTGCTGGAGCGGCTGGGTAGTGAAGCGGGACGGTCGGCGGAGTACGAGGCGCTGCTGGCGGCCGGGCCCGACGGGCTGGCGGGGGCCCTGACTTCGCCCGGACGGCCGTTGTGGGCGCGTGAACTGGCCGCCTACCGGCTGGGGATGGCGGGGGACCGGCGCGCCTTCGAGGCACTGGTGCTGCTGCTCAACCACCGGGACCCGCCGCGCTGCGAGGCCGCCGCGCAGGCGCTCGCCGTTCTCGGGGACCCCCGCACCGCCCGCGCGGCGGCGGCCCTGGCGACGAACGAACTGCGCACCGCCTACGCCCTGCACCCGGTCCGCCTGCTCACCGCCCTGCGGGCCCCCGAGTCGGCGCCCGCGCTGATCCGCACCCTCTCCCGGCTCCTGGCGCCGCACAGCCCGTACTGGCGCGTCGCCCTGGCCTGCGTGGAAGGCCTCGGCGCGCTGGCCGACCCCCGCGCCCGCGACGTCCTCACCCGTGCCCAGTCCCACCCCCGCCTCGCGGTGGCGGCCACCGAGGCCCTGCGCGCGCTGCCCGCCCCGGACGGGTCGGCCGGCTGA
- a CDS encoding SRPBCC family protein, whose product MAQVEATTERIIAADAETVFDALADYTGTRGKLLPEHFSEYEVREGGDGEGTLVHWKLQATSKRVRDCLLEVSEPTDGQLVEKDRNSSMVTTWTVTPAGEGKSRVVVSTVWNGAGGIGGFFERTFAPKGLGRIYDTVLSNLASEVEG is encoded by the coding sequence ATGGCGCAGGTCGAGGCCACCACGGAGCGGATCATCGCGGCCGACGCGGAGACCGTGTTCGACGCGCTGGCGGACTACACCGGGACCCGGGGCAAGCTGCTGCCCGAGCACTTCAGCGAGTACGAGGTGCGCGAGGGCGGCGACGGCGAGGGCACCCTGGTCCACTGGAAGCTCCAGGCCACCAGCAAGCGCGTACGGGACTGCCTGCTGGAGGTCAGCGAGCCCACCGACGGTCAGCTCGTCGAGAAGGACCGCAACTCCTCCATGGTCACCACCTGGACCGTGACCCCGGCCGGCGAGGGCAAGTCCAGGGTCGTCGTCTCCACCGTGTGGAACGGCGCCGGAGGCATCGGCGGCTTCTTCGAGCGCACCTTCGCGCCCAAGGGCCTCGGCCGCATCTACGACACGGTGCTCTCCAACCTGGCGTCCGAAGTCGAAGGCTGA
- a CDS encoding RidA family protein produces the protein MTTSSDSHLTRITAPEGVAPSPQYSHVVRGTGTFVAVSGQCAFDEKGEVVGVGDAAAQARQVFENLRRCLEAAGAGFEDVVKLTYFVTDLAHLPALREARAAVIPADRLPASSAFQVAALVHPELLMEVEALAIVPADR, from the coding sequence GTGACCACATCGAGCGACAGCCACCTCACCCGGATCACCGCTCCCGAGGGCGTCGCCCCGAGCCCCCAGTACAGCCACGTCGTCCGGGGGACGGGGACGTTCGTCGCCGTCTCCGGGCAGTGCGCGTTCGACGAGAAGGGCGAGGTGGTGGGTGTGGGCGACGCCGCCGCCCAGGCGCGACAGGTGTTCGAGAACCTGCGCCGGTGTCTGGAGGCGGCCGGGGCCGGCTTCGAGGACGTGGTGAAGCTGACCTACTTCGTCACGGACCTGGCCCACCTGCCCGCCCTGCGCGAAGCCCGCGCCGCCGTGATCCCGGCGGACCGGCTCCCCGCCTCCTCGGCGTTCCAGGTCGCCGCCCTGGTCCACCCGGAACTCCTGATGGAGGTCGAGGCCCTCGCGATCGTCCCGGCGGACCGCTGA
- a CDS encoding alpha/beta hydrolase yields MLDPLNTRGSKKERGPLKNRAAVLLSIATVAAALATPVTAAPLAPAGSGSGSGQAAAPLRWTGCATTRYPSLQCASLKVPLDHDNPKGRQIALALTRVPHTAAKSQGPLLVNPGGPGGSGRALAGFVASALPKDVAGAYDVIGFDPRGVGKSEPALDCANGYFAPVRPDSVPTDGRAERANLDRVRSFAESCQTKHADVLPYIDTVSAARDMESLRTALGAAKLSYFGYSYGTYLGAVYAKLHPDRVHRLVLDSVVDPGGVWYEDNLAQDRAFDARHKAFLAWVARYDEKYRLGGDPAEVERRWYEMREALRHTPAGGKVGAAELEDTFMPGGYYNGYWPSLAEAFSAYAAAGDEKPLVAAYQRFGAVEPAAGNGYSVYTAVQCRDSAWPKDWDTWRADMWRTHAEAPFMTWNNAWYNAPCAFWKTEPLAAPDVRNTDLSSALLFQATEDAATPFGGALSMRDKLKGAALVVEEGGGNHGIALSGNKCLDEKLAAYLRTGKASDATCPAQPDPQPAAATRAVPRSAGGAALHGLLGFRG; encoded by the coding sequence ATGCTCGACCCCCTGAACACGCGCGGCTCCAAGAAGGAGCGCGGACCGCTCAAGAACCGCGCCGCCGTCCTGCTGTCGATCGCGACCGTCGCCGCCGCTCTCGCCACACCGGTGACGGCCGCCCCGCTGGCCCCGGCCGGCTCCGGCTCCGGCTCGGGACAGGCGGCGGCGCCGCTGCGCTGGACCGGCTGCGCGACCACCCGCTACCCCTCGCTGCAATGCGCCTCCCTCAAGGTCCCGCTCGACCACGACAACCCCAAGGGGCGGCAGATCGCCCTGGCGCTGACCCGGGTCCCGCACACCGCGGCGAAGTCGCAGGGCCCGCTGCTGGTCAACCCGGGCGGCCCGGGCGGCAGCGGCCGGGCGCTGGCCGGCTTCGTCGCCTCCGCGCTGCCCAAGGACGTGGCCGGCGCGTACGACGTGATCGGGTTCGACCCCCGGGGCGTGGGCAAGAGCGAGCCGGCCCTGGACTGCGCGAACGGCTACTTCGCCCCCGTGCGGCCGGACTCCGTCCCCACCGACGGGCGCGCCGAGCGGGCCAACCTGGACCGGGTCAGGTCGTTCGCGGAGTCCTGCCAGACCAAGCACGCGGACGTGCTCCCGTACATCGACACCGTCTCGGCCGCCCGTGACATGGAGTCGCTGCGCACGGCCCTGGGCGCGGCGAAGCTCAGCTATTTCGGCTACTCGTACGGGACCTACCTGGGCGCGGTGTACGCCAAGCTCCACCCGGACCGGGTGCACCGCCTCGTCCTGGACTCCGTCGTCGACCCGGGCGGGGTCTGGTACGAGGACAACCTCGCCCAGGACCGGGCCTTCGACGCCCGCCACAAGGCGTTCCTGGCGTGGGTGGCCCGGTACGACGAGAAGTACCGGCTCGGCGGTGACCCGGCGGAGGTCGAGCGGCGCTGGTACGAGATGCGGGAGGCGCTGCGGCACACGCCGGCGGGCGGGAAGGTCGGCGCGGCCGAGCTGGAGGACACCTTCATGCCGGGCGGCTACTACAACGGCTACTGGCCCAGCCTGGCCGAGGCGTTCTCCGCGTACGCCGCGGCCGGGGACGAGAAGCCGCTGGTGGCGGCGTACCAACGGTTCGGCGCGGTCGAGCCCGCGGCGGGCAACGGCTACAGCGTGTACACGGCGGTGCAGTGCCGGGACTCCGCCTGGCCGAAGGACTGGGACACCTGGCGGGCCGACATGTGGCGCACGCACGCCGAGGCGCCCTTCATGACCTGGAACAACGCTTGGTACAACGCGCCGTGCGCGTTCTGGAAGACGGAGCCCCTGGCCGCCCCGGACGTGAGGAACACCGACCTTTCGTCGGCGCTGCTCTTCCAGGCGACGGAGGACGCGGCGACGCCGTTCGGGGGCGCGCTGAGCATGCGGGACAAGCTCAAGGGCGCGGCGCTGGTGGTCGAGGAGGGCGGCGGGAACCACGGGATCGCGCTGAGCGGCAACAAGTGCCTGGACGAGAAGCTGGCGGCGTACCTGCGGACGGGCAAGGCGTCGGACGCCACGTGCCCGGCCCAGCCGGACCCGCAGCCGGCCGCGGCCACCCGCGCGGTCCCGCGTTCGGCCGGCGGCGCGGCCCTGCACGGGCTGCTGGGCTTCCGCGGCTGA
- a CDS encoding M55 family metallopeptidase, whose amino-acid sequence MKILISADMEGATGVTWPADVLPGTPQWERCRSLFTSDVNAAVVGFFDGGADEVLVNEAHWTMRNLLLEQLDERAEMLTGRHKSLSMVEGVQHGDVDAVAFVGYHTGAGTEGVLAHTYLANTITGVWLNGVRASEGLLNAHVVAEYGVPVVLVTGDDLTCADAVGYAPRAERVAVKDHVSRYAAVCRTPARTAADIRTAAERATRLAVRHEPHAHGPFTVEVEFDAEHLPAAATVIPGVARSGERRVAYTSETMYEGIRTFKAVTTVVSAAVEEQYG is encoded by the coding sequence ATGAAGATCCTCATCTCCGCCGACATGGAAGGCGCCACCGGCGTCACCTGGCCCGCCGATGTCCTGCCCGGGACCCCGCAGTGGGAACGCTGCCGCTCCCTGTTCACCTCCGACGTGAACGCGGCCGTCGTCGGCTTCTTCGACGGCGGCGCCGACGAGGTGCTCGTCAACGAGGCCCACTGGACCATGCGCAACCTGCTGCTGGAGCAGCTCGACGAGCGCGCCGAGATGCTCACCGGCCGCCACAAGTCCCTCTCCATGGTCGAAGGGGTCCAGCACGGCGACGTCGACGCCGTCGCCTTCGTCGGCTACCACACCGGAGCCGGTACCGAGGGCGTACTCGCCCACACCTACCTCGCCAACACGATCACCGGCGTCTGGCTCAACGGGGTCCGCGCCAGCGAGGGCCTGCTGAACGCCCACGTCGTCGCCGAGTACGGGGTGCCCGTCGTCCTGGTCACCGGAGACGACCTGACCTGTGCCGACGCCGTCGGCTACGCGCCCCGCGCGGAGCGCGTCGCCGTCAAGGACCACGTCTCGCGCTACGCGGCGGTCTGCCGCACGCCCGCCCGCACCGCCGCCGACATCCGGACCGCCGCAGAGCGGGCCACCCGCCTGGCCGTCCGCCACGAACCCCACGCGCACGGCCCGTTCACCGTCGAGGTGGAGTTCGACGCCGAGCACCTGCCGGCCGCCGCCACGGTGATCCCCGGTGTCGCACGTTCGGGCGAGCGCCGGGTCGCGTACACCAGCGAGACCATGTACGAGGGCATCCGTACCTTCAAGGCGGTCACGACGGTCGTCTCGGCGGCCGTGGAGGAGCAGTATGGCTGA
- a CDS encoding 3-hydroxyacyl-CoA dehydrogenase family protein — translation MDRPSTSSQPTLQTVAVIGLGTMGTGIAEVLARAGREVIGIDVSEGAARRATAALAAATARSVARQRLTEPERDAVLARFRTFTELGAAADADLVIEVVPEDYALKQRLFRELDAIVRPDTILATGTNALSVTRMAAESQRPERVLGLHFFNPAPAMKLVEVVSCVLTAPPAVQAVTELARELGKEPVAVGDRPGFVADGLLFGYLNQAAAMYESKYASREDIDAAMRLGCGLPMGPLALLDLIGVDTARTVLEAMYASSGDRLHAPAPILGHLAEAGLTGQKAGRGFYTYEAPGSPVIVRDLQTPLDGSLLGAGRAVASVGVAGSGTMASGIAQVFAQAGYPVVLAARSQEKAEAAKAAIGKSLGRAVSKGRLTEDGAAKTLALITPAGSLDAFADVDLAVEAVAEDLAVKQELFAGLDKVCKPGAVLATTTSSLPVIAVARATSRPQDVIGMHFFNPAPAMKLVEVVRTVLTAEDVHATVREVCGKVRKHAVDCGDRAGFIVNALLFPYLNNAIKMVEEHYAGIDDIDAAMKLGGGYPMGPFELLDVVGLDVSLAIEKVLHREFRDPGLAPSPLLEHLVAAGCLGRKTGRGFREYARR, via the coding sequence ATGGACCGTCCGTCCACGTCCAGTCAACCCACCCTCCAGACCGTCGCCGTCATCGGTCTCGGCACGATGGGCACCGGCATCGCCGAGGTGCTCGCCCGGGCCGGCCGCGAGGTCATCGGCATCGACGTCAGCGAAGGCGCCGCCCGCAGGGCCACCGCCGCGCTGGCCGCCGCGACGGCCCGGTCCGTCGCCCGGCAGCGGCTCACCGAGCCCGAGCGCGACGCCGTGCTCGCCCGTTTCCGCACCTTCACCGAGCTGGGCGCCGCCGCCGACGCCGACCTCGTCATCGAGGTCGTGCCCGAGGACTACGCGCTCAAGCAGCGGCTCTTCCGCGAACTCGACGCGATCGTCCGCCCGGACACCATCCTGGCCACCGGCACCAACGCCCTGTCGGTGACCCGGATGGCGGCCGAGTCCCAGCGCCCCGAGCGGGTCCTGGGCCTGCACTTCTTCAACCCTGCGCCGGCGATGAAGCTGGTCGAGGTCGTCTCCTGCGTGCTGACGGCCCCGCCCGCCGTCCAGGCGGTCACCGAGCTGGCCCGCGAGCTCGGCAAGGAGCCCGTGGCGGTCGGCGACCGTCCCGGTTTCGTCGCGGACGGCCTGCTCTTCGGCTACCTGAACCAGGCCGCCGCCATGTACGAGTCGAAGTACGCCTCCCGCGAGGACATCGACGCGGCCATGCGGCTCGGCTGCGGACTTCCGATGGGCCCGCTCGCACTGCTGGACCTGATCGGCGTGGACACGGCCCGTACCGTCCTGGAGGCCATGTACGCCTCCTCCGGCGACCGGCTGCACGCACCGGCCCCGATCCTCGGGCACCTCGCCGAGGCGGGCCTGACCGGGCAGAAGGCGGGGCGCGGTTTCTACACGTACGAGGCCCCGGGCAGCCCGGTGATCGTGCGGGACCTCCAGACCCCGCTGGACGGGTCGCTGCTCGGCGCGGGCCGCGCGGTCGCCTCGGTCGGCGTGGCCGGCTCCGGCACCATGGCGAGCGGTATCGCGCAGGTCTTCGCGCAGGCCGGCTACCCGGTGGTGCTGGCGGCCCGCAGCCAGGAGAAGGCGGAGGCCGCGAAGGCCGCGATCGGCAAGTCCTTGGGCCGTGCGGTGTCCAAGGGCCGGCTGACCGAGGACGGCGCGGCCAAGACCCTGGCCCTGATCACCCCGGCGGGTTCGCTGGATGCCTTCGCCGACGTGGACCTGGCGGTGGAGGCCGTCGCCGAGGACCTGGCGGTCAAGCAGGAGCTCTTCGCGGGCCTGGACAAGGTCTGCAAGCCGGGCGCGGTGCTCGCCACCACCACCTCCTCGCTGCCGGTGATCGCCGTGGCGCGTGCGACCTCGCGCCCGCAGGACGTGATCGGCATGCACTTCTTCAACCCGGCGCCGGCCATGAAGCTGGTCGAGGTGGTCCGTACCGTCCTGACCGCCGAGGACGTCCACGCCACGGTCCGCGAGGTCTGCGGGAAGGTCCGCAAGCACGCGGTCGACTGCGGGGACCGGGCCGGTTTCATCGTCAACGCGCTGCTGTTCCCCTACCTGAACAACGCGATCAAGATGGTCGAGGAGCACTACGCGGGCATCGACGACATCGACGCCGCGATGAAGCTGGGCGGCGGCTACCCGATGGGGCCCTTCGAGCTCCTCGACGTGGTCGGCCTGGACGTGTCCCTGGCCATCGAGAAGGTCCTCCACCGGGAGTTCCGCGACCCGGGCCTGGCGCCCTCGCCGCTGCTGGAGCACCTGGTCGCGGCGGGCTGCCTGGGCCGCAAGACCGGCCGCGGATTCCGTGAGTACGCCCGCCGGTGA
- a CDS encoding TetR family transcriptional regulator, with translation MSQPAKTSPRAATASDAPESAAGTKAAAQRLKMRRELAAAAMELFATKGYEATTVDEIAATAGVARRTFFRHFRSKEEAIFPDHDDTLTRAEAVLDVAPAHEHPLDTVCRGIKEVMKMYAASPAVSVERYRLTREVPALREREIASVARYERLFTRYLLAHFDEQDHNDGNDDPLLAEVAASAVVTAHNHVLRRWLRAGGQGDVEAQLDHAFSIVRKTFGSGIGAGRTLTGPPAAPAAVRTEGEVLVAVARTDAPLDEVMRTIEEALKNK, from the coding sequence ATGTCCCAGCCCGCCAAGACCTCGCCCCGCGCCGCCACGGCGTCCGACGCCCCGGAGAGCGCGGCCGGCACCAAGGCGGCCGCGCAGCGGCTCAAGATGCGCCGTGAGCTGGCGGCTGCCGCCATGGAGCTGTTCGCGACGAAGGGGTACGAGGCCACGACGGTCGACGAGATCGCCGCGACCGCAGGGGTGGCCCGCCGGACCTTCTTCCGGCACTTCCGGTCCAAGGAAGAGGCGATCTTCCCGGACCACGACGACACCTTGACCCGCGCCGAGGCGGTCCTCGACGTGGCCCCGGCGCACGAGCACCCGCTCGACACGGTGTGCCGGGGGATCAAGGAAGTCATGAAGATGTACGCCGCCTCGCCCGCGGTGTCGGTGGAGCGCTACCGGCTCACCCGTGAGGTGCCGGCGCTGCGGGAGCGGGAGATCGCCTCGGTGGCCCGGTACGAGCGTCTGTTCACGCGCTACCTGCTGGCCCACTTCGACGAGCAGGACCACAACGACGGCAACGACGATCCGCTGCTGGCGGAGGTCGCGGCCTCGGCGGTGGTCACGGCGCACAACCACGTGCTGCGGCGCTGGCTGCGTGCGGGCGGCCAGGGGGACGTGGAGGCGCAGCTGGACCACGCCTTCTCCATCGTGCGCAAGACCTTCGGTTCGGGGATCGGCGCGGGCCGTACCCTCACGGGCCCGCCGGCCGCGCCGGCGGCGGTCCGCACGGAGGGCGAGGTGCTGGTGGCGGTCGCCCGCACGGACGCCCCGCTCGACGAGGTCATGCGGACCATCGAAGAGGCACTCAAGAACAAGTAG